In Kordiimonas sp. SCSIO 12610, the sequence GCATCAAGCGTGCCAGCGTCAACAGCCTTTTGAAGGCGACCAACGTTAACAACCTGATAGTCTTTTTTGTTCAAAGAATTGAAACCACGTTTTGGCAGACGCATGTAGATAGGCATCTGACCACCCTCGTAACCATTGATGGCTACACCAGAGCGTGCTTTCTGACCTTTGTGACCAGAACCGGCAGTTTTACCTTTGCCGGAACCGATACCACGACCAACGCGCATAGCAGATTTGCGAGCGCCTTTATTGTCGTTTAGTTCATTGAGTTTCATGTTCAATCTCCAACACGCGAAGCTTAATCTTCAACGCGCACCAAGTGGTGCACCTTGTTGATCATGCCACGAACAGCTGGTGTATCTTCCAGCTCGCGTGTGCGATGCATCTTGTTAAGGCCAAGCCCAACCAACGTTGCACGCTGGTCGCCACGACGGCGAATAGGACTTCCGATCTGAGTTACCTTCAGTGTCGCTTTTTTCTTAGCAGCCATTGATCGTTACTCCGCTACTTGAGCGCTGTCTTCAGCGCCGTCGTTGCTTGCAACAACCTTCACATCGCCGCGACGTGCAACAATATCAGCAACCTTACGGCCACGTTTTGCTGCCACCTGACGTGGTGAAACCTGATTTGCAAGAGCATCAAATGTAGCCCGGACCATGTTATATGGGTTTGATGTACCCTGTGACTTTGTCACAACGTCTTGTACACCAAGCGCCTCAAACACTGCACGCATTGGACCACCAGCAATGATACCTGTACCTGGAACCGCAGTACGGATAAGAACCTTACCTGCACCGTGGCGACCATGGATATCATGGTGAAGCGTACGTCCCTCACGAAGAGGAACCCGGATCATGTTTTTCTTCGCAGCTTCGGTCGCTTTACGGATTGCTTCAGGAACTTCCTTCGCTTTACCTTTACCGAAACCTACGCGGCCACGTTGGTCACCAACAACCACAAGGGCTGCGAAACCGAAACGACGACCACCTTTT encodes:
- the rplO gene encoding 50S ribosomal protein L15, whose protein sequence is MKLNELNDNKGARKSAMRVGRGIGSGKGKTAGSGHKGQKARSGVAINGYEGGQMPIYMRLPKRGFNSLNKKDYQVVNVGRLQKAVDAGTLDAKKAITIETLVEAGVVGKVVDGVRLLAKGELKAKLDITVTGASKAAVEAVEKAGGKVTVAS
- the rpmD gene encoding 50S ribosomal protein L30 is translated as MAAKKKATLKVTQIGSPIRRRGDQRATLVGLGLNKMHRTRELEDTPAVRGMINKVHHLVRVED
- the rpsE gene encoding 30S ribosomal protein S5, encoding MARPERNNRSERNREESELLEKLVHINRVAKVVKGGRRFGFAALVVVGDQRGRVGFGKGKAKEVPEAIRKATEAAKKNMIRVPLREGRTLHHDIHGRHGAGKVLIRTAVPGTGIIAGGPMRAVFEALGVQDVVTKSQGTSNPYNMVRATFDALANQVSPRQVAAKRGRKVADIVARRGDVKVVASNDGAEDSAQVAE